A genomic segment from Castor canadensis chromosome 1, mCasCan1.hap1v2, whole genome shotgun sequence encodes:
- the LOC141421770 gene encoding olfactory receptor 5J3-like, with translation MTPGELALTSGNLTQVTKFILLGFSSYPDLQELLFGAFLLIYAMTVVGNLGMMTLIFTDSRLHSPMYFFLSVLSFLDICYSSVVTPKLLTNLLASDKSISVKGCVVQLAFFVVHVTAESFLLASMAYDRFMAICRPLHYGSVMTKETCLQLVAASYAFGEVNSAIQTGNVFALPFCGPNQVTHYFCDIPPLLHLACANTTTAKVVLYTFSALVTLLPATVILTSYSLVLVAIGRMRSAAGREKALSTCASHFLAIAIFYGTVVFTYVQPHGSTSDTNGQVVSIFYTIIIPMLNPFIYSLRNKEVKDALQRKLQVNIFPC, from the coding sequence ATGACACCTGGAGAACTAGCCCTCACTAGTGGCAACCTTACCCAAGTTACCAAGTTCATCTTGCTGGGATTCTCCAGTTACCCAGACCTCCAGGAGCTTCTCTTTGGAGCCTTCTTGCTCATCTATGCCATGACAGTAGTGGGCAACCTGGGAATGATGACACTCATCTTCACTGACTCCCGTCTCCATAGCCCCatgtatttctttctcagtgtccTCTCTTTTCTTGATATCTGTTATTCTTCTGTGGTCACACCCAAGCTTCTGACCAACTTACTGGCCTCTGACAAGTCCATCTCTGTCAAGGGGTGTGTGGTCCAGCTGGCCTTCTTTGTGGTGCATGTGACAGCTGAGAGTTTCCTCCTGGCCtccatggcctatgaccgcttcATGGCCATCTGCCGACCCCTCCATTATGGTTCTGTCATGACCAAGGAGACCTGTCTCCAGCTGGTGGCTGCTTCCTATGCATTTGGTGAAGTTAATTCTGCTATCCAGACTGGGAATGTCTTTGCCCTGCCTTTCTGTGGGCCCAACCAGGTAACACACTACTTCTGTGACATCCCACCCCTGCTCCATCTGGCTTGTGCCAACACAACCACAGCAAAAGTGGTCCTCTATACCTTCTCTGCCTTGGTTACCCTTCTGCCTGCCACAGTCATCCTCACCTCTTACAGCTTGGTCTTGGTAGCCATTGGGAGGATGCGCTCGGCTGCAGGGCGGGAGAAGGCACTCTCCACATGTGCCTCCCACTTCCTGGCCATTGCCATTTTCTATGGCACCGTGGTTTTCACCTATGTCCAGCCCCATGGATCTACTAGTGACACCAATGGCCAAGTAGTGTCCATCTTCTACACCATAATAATTCCAATGCTCAATCCCTTCATCTATAGCCTCCGCAACAAGGAGGTCAAAGATGCCCTGCAGAGGAAGCTCCAAGTAAACATCTTTCCCTGCTGA